The sequence below is a genomic window from Microbacterium sp. SORGH_AS_0888.
CATCCGTGCGCGCATCGACACTGCGCTCAGCCCGTGGCGTTCGCTACCCGAGCCTTCCGAGGTCGAGGCCGAGGTCGAGGCGGTACGCCAGGTCACGCGGCGGCTGTCGGGCGCGGCCGCGGCGTCCGAGGGCGGGCAGGTGGGCTCCGGCGTGATCCCGGGCAATCTAGCGTTGATACTCGAGAACAGTGATGCGATGGCTGGAACGGCGATCGCCGCGTTCAAGTCGAAGTTCGTCGCGCAGTTGGGGCCTGTGATCGGTGGACTTCACGGCCTCTCGGTCGTCCTCGGCAGCGCGGTCGCTGCGGAGAAGGGGCTGTGGGAGGCCGCGCGCCAAAACGTGGCCGAGATCGTGGAGGCGGGGCGCGCCGCATCGCAATCCCTGGCTGATTCAGGAGCGACCGGCCAGCTCAAGGTGGCACTGCAGGTCGCGGGATGGGCGGCGAAGGGAGCGAAGATCTTCGTCCCCGGTGCGGCGCAGGTGTTCGAGGTCGTCGGCCTCGGGATCGAGGTTGTTCAAGGCGCTGCAACCGACAACAAGACAGAGACGATCGAGGGCGCCGACGCCGTCGGCGTGCTCTCGGCGTTCGAGGGCGCTCTTGAAGCGCTCAACGGCGAGATCCGCGCCGAAGAGGCCCTGCTGCAAGACAACCTGACGAAGAACCTCGCGAACGTCCGGGCCGACCGGTCGTCCTACGATCTGTCGGTTCCTCCGGTACGCAACGACCCGGGAACGTCATCCGACGTCATCGCCTATCAGCCTGCCCTGATTCAGGAGATCACGCGGACGTATCTGCCGGCGATTGCTTCGGAGTTGACCGAGACAGGGAGCACACTGTTGAGTGCATCGCTCGGATGCATCATGCGCGATGGTGCACTCGGCATTGATGCTCGGGGTCCCGGTGCTGCCTGGAGCGAGATGCGATGGCTCCTCAACGAGCTCTTGCGGAACCTCTCGTGGGATGTCACGAAGGGGGCGGAGAACCTCGACCTGGTGCTGCAGGATCTGCAGTCGCACGAGCAGCAGGTCGCCGACGACATCGCAAAGGTCCTCGCAGAGCTCGACGCGGGGAATCCGACCGACCCGTGGAACTGAGGCTCACCGCGACCGTTTGACGACGTCGTACGCGTCCAGCGCGGCCTTGCGGGAGGCGGCGAGATCGACGATCGGCTCTATCCGCTCCGAGTCGGGGGCCCACTGCGACACGTAGAGCCCCTGCGGGTCGAACTTCTTCGCCTGCAGCAGCGGGTTGAAGATGCGGAAGTAGGGCGCCGCATCCGCCCCGGAACCCGCGACCCACTGCCAGTTGAAGGGGTTGTTCGCCGCATCCGCGTCGACGAGCGTGTCCCAGAACCACTGCTCGCCCCGGCGCCAGTCGATCAGGAGGTTCTTCACGAGCAGGGATGCCGCGGCCATCCGCACGCGATTGTGCATGTACCCGGTGGTCCACAGCTCGCGCATGCCCGCGTCGACCAGAGGGAACCCGGTGCGCCCCCGCTGCCAGGCGCGCAGGAGCGAGGGCCGCGGCCGAGGCCACGGGAAAGCGTCGAACTCGCGCCGCAGGTTCGCGGTCGCGAGGTCGGGGTGGTGGAACAGCACGTGCCAGGCGAACTCGCGCCATCCGAGCTCGGAAAGGAAGCGCCCCGCATCCGCGCCATCGGCGAGGGCCGTGTGCCACACCGTGTACGGGCTCAGCTCGCCCCAGCGCAGACGGGGGGAGAGGAGGGATGTCGCGCCCGCGGCCGGCTCGTCGCGCGCCCGGTCGTAGTGGTCGACGTCGTCCGCGAGGAACTCGTGCAGCCGCCGGCGCGCGGCCGGCTCGCCGGGCTCCCAACGCTCGCGCAGACCGCCCGCCCAGTCGGGGCGCGTAGGCAGCAGTCCCCAGTCGCCGAGCGACTCGGACGCGGGCGCGCGCCTCGGGCCGGGGATGCGCCGCGGTTCGGGCAGCGGCTGGCGCGGCGCGGGAAGGTGGAGGCAGGCGCGCCAGAACGGGGTGTACACCGAGAAGGGGGTGCCCGCTCCCGTGCGCACGTTCCACGGCTCGAACAGCAGCGAGCCGGCGAAGGATCGCGCCTCGACGCCGTCGGCGGCGAACCGCTCCTTCAGCGCGCGGTCGATCTCGCGCTCGGGGCCGCCGTAGCGGCGGTTCCAGCTGACGGCCGTGGCTCCGGCATCCACCACGGCCTGCGGCACGACGTCGGCCGCGCGGCCTCGCCGCAGCATGAGGCGGGAGCCGCGTTCCCGCAGGCGCTCGCCGAGGGAGTCGAGCGAGTGGTGCAGCCACCACCGGGCGGTGCCGCCGAGCGGGCGCACCCCGGGGGAGACCTCGTCGAGCACGTACAGCCCGACCACCGGCTCGTCGCGCTCGATCGCCGCGCGCAGCGCCGGGTTGTCGGCGAGTCGCAGGTCGTCGCGGAACCAGACGAGGGTGGTCATGCTCCGACGCTACGGCTCGGGCCGCCGTCCGCATCCGGCTTGACAGCGGACCGTGCGCACAACTCAGGCAGAATCGCGTCCCACGGGCGCCGCGGCACCCTGAACGCCGATTCTGCCTGAGTTGTGAACGGCGGCGCGGGGCGTCAGAGCCGCGACACGGGGTGCCCCGGCGGCAGCGACACGAGCAGGCCGCCCTCGACGACCCGGCAGTGCATGCGCACCGCCTCGCCGAAGGCGTCGCCGTCGAGCTGAACCGCCTGCGGCGGCGTCGCACCCGCCTCGGTGGCGACCCCCTGCAGGTACCGCACCGACTGGTCCCGGCGGTGCTCGAGCACGAGGCGGCCGGCCTTGAAGCGGCGCAGCACCGAGTTGTCCCACCACACGCGCCGCCAGACGGCGAGCCAGCCCCACCAGCCGCGTGGCTTGATGAGGACGACATCCATCGCGCCGTCGATGATCGACGCGTCGGGGATCAGCGCGATCCCGGCCGGCAGCGCACCGCAGATCGCGAACAGGATGCTGTAGACCCGCGTCGTATGGATGCGCTCGTCGTCGAGCTGGTACATGAGCCGGAAGGGGCGGGCCTTGGGCAGCGAGCGCGCCGCCCCGTCGACGTACGCGACCCAGCCGACCGCCTTCTTCAGCGTGGGACGGGTGTTGGCGATCATCGCCGCATCCAGCCCCATGCCCGCCATCACGACGAACGCGGCCTCCGTGCGCGTGCCGTCGGGGCGGGAGATCTGCGCGATGCCGATGTCGATGGGCTGGCGATCGCCGTCGAAGGCTGCGGCGATGACCCGCTCCGGGTCGTCGAGCGGGAGCCGCAGGTTGCGGGCGAGGAGATTCCCGGTGCCGCTGGGCACGATCGTGAGCGGCACGTCCGTGCCGGCGATCGCCTCGGCGACGGCTCGGACGGTCCCGTCGCCGCCGGCGACGAGCACCGACGCCGCCCCGCCTTCCAGCGCCTCGCGCACGCGCCCCTGCCCGGGGTCGTCGACGGACGTCTCGAAGAACCGCGGCGGATCCCACCCCGCGCGGCGCGACAGGTGCACGACCTGCTCGCGGAGACGCGCGGCGTCCACCTTGATCGGGTTGTACACGAGCGCGGCGTGGCGGGAAGGCGCCGCGTGCGTCATGGTCACACGATAGCCCGCCCTGCCCCGCTCTAGACTTGACCCGTGATCGATCCGACTCTCCTCCGCGAAGATCCCGAGCTCGTCAAGCGTTCGCAGGCGGCGCGCGGCGAGTCCGCCGAGACGGTGGATGCGGCACTGTCGGCCGATCGCGACCGTCGCCAGGCGATCACGGTGTTCGAAGAGCTGCGTGCCCGCCAGAACGCCCACGGCAAGCTCGTCGCGCAGGCATCCAAAGACGAGAAGCCCGCGCTCGTGGCGGCGGCCAAGGAGCTGAGCGACCAGGTCAAGGCGGCCCAGCAGGCCGTGAACGACGCCGAGCAGGCCGCATCCGAGGCTCTCGAGAAGATCGAGAACATCGTGATCGACGGCGTTCCCGAGGGCGGCGAGGACGACTTCGTCACCCTGCGCACGCACGGCGAGCTGCCGACGTTCGACTTCGAGCCGCGCGACCACCTCGAGATCGGCGAGCTGCTCGGGGCGATCGACATGGAACGCGGCACGAAGGTCTCCGGCAGCCGCTTCTACTTCCTCACCGGCGTCGGGGCGCGACTGGAGCTGGCGATCATGACGCTCGCGCTCGATCGTGCGCTCGCCGCGGGGTTCACCCCGATGATCCCGCCGACGCTCGTGCGGCCCGAGGTCATGTACGGGACGGGCTTCCTCGGAAAGCACTCCGCCGAGGTGTACCACCTCGAGGAGCAGGACCTGTACCTCGTCGGCACGAGCGAGGTGCCGCTGGCCGGGTACCACATGGGTGAGATCCTCGACCTGTCGCGAGGCCCCAAGCGCTACGCGGGCTGGTCGACCTGTTACCGCAGCGAGGCGGGCTCGTACGGCAAGGACACCCGCGGCATCATCCGCGTGCACCAGTTCAACAAGCTCGAGATGTTCGTGTACGCCGACCCGGAGATCGCCGAGGCCGAGCACGAGCGACTCGTGGCGATGCAGGAGGGGATGCTGCAGGACCTCGGGCTCGCGTACCGCGTGATCGATGTCGCGGCGGGCGACCTCGGCTCCTCGGCCGCGCGCAAGTTCGACGTCGAGGCGTGGGTGCCGACCCAGGGCGCCTACCGCGAGCTGACGAGCACCTCGAACTGCACGACCTACCAGGCCCGGCGTCTCGACATCCGCCACCGTCCCGACGGCGGCCGCACGGCTCACGTGGCGACCCTCAACGGGACGCTGGCCACGACGCGCTGGATCGTGGCGCTGCTGGAGACCCATCAGCGGGCGGACGGCTCGGTGACGGTGCCCGAGGTGCTGCGCCCCTACCTCGGTGGCCTCGAGGTGCTGGAGCCGATCGCGTGACCGAGGCCCGGCTGCCCGAGACCGGCGAGGTCGAGGTCGCGACGGCCGCGGAGGCGGCGGAGCTCGTCGAGGAGATCGCCGAGGGCGCCGCCCCTGCCGTCTCCCCGATGCTGATCGTGCTCGACATCGACGGCACGGTGCTGCTCGAGGATGAGACGCTCAGCCCCGGCATCGTCGAGGCGGTGGAGCATGCCCACCGCGCGGGGCACGAGGTCATGCTCGCGACCGGCCGGAGCTGGGAGGCGACTCGGGGCATCCAGCACGTGCTGGAGATCCAGCCCGAGTACGCCGTGTGCTCGAACGGGGCCGTGATCATGCAGCGGGTGGCCGGCGCCGAGGCGCACTACGAGCGCTGCCACGTCGAGACGTTCGACCCCGCCGATGTGCTCAGGGTGCTGCGCGAGCACCTGCCCGACGCCCGGTATCTGGTGGAGCTGCCGGACGGCGCGCGCGAGTACACCGAGTACCTCGACGACTGGAACCTGCACCAGGCGACGCGGGTGTCGTTCGAGGAGCTCTCGCGCCGACCCGTGACGCGCGTCGTCGTGGTCTCGCCCGAGCACGGCGAGCAGGACTTCGTCGACCTCGTCGCGACGCTGGGCCTGAACCAGGTGTCGTACGCCGTCGGCTGGACGGCGTGGCTCGACATCGCGCCCAAGGGCGTCGACAAGGGGTCCGCGCTCGCGCTCGTGCGCGAATGGCTCGACGTGGCCCCCCGACCGGGTGCTCGTGATGGGCGACGGTCGGAACGACCTCGGCATGTTCGCGTGGGCGCGTGAGAACGGTGGTCGCGCGGTGGCCATGGGTCAGGGCCCGCAGGAGGTGCGGGATGCCGCGGGCGAGGTGACCGCATCCGTCGTCGAAGGCGGGGTCGCCGCGATCCTCCGTGCGTTGTAGCCGCGGGGCGCTCGTCTAGACTCGCTTCGGATGTGTCGACATCCCCCTGGGAGAGTTGTCCGAGCGGCCGAAGGATCCGGTCTTGAAAACCGGTGGGCAGCAATGCCCCGTGGGTTCGAATCCCACACTCTCCGCCCTTCCCTGACCGCGAGACCAGTCCGTCGCGCCGAGACCGGTGGCTTTCTCGCCGGTCTCGGCGCGCGGGACTGGTCTCGCGGTCTTGACGGGGGCGCGGGGCGGGGCGGGGCGCTCAGCCGATCGTCGTCCCGAACAGCGTGCCGACGAGGTAGGTCGCGCCGAGGGCGAGCGCGCCGCCGATCACGGTGCGCAGCACGGCGCGACCGCGACGCGCCCCGCCGATCCACGCGGCGAGGTACCCCGTGACCGCGAGTGCGACGAGCACGGCGACGAAGGTCGCGGCGACCCGCACGGGTGCGGGCAGGAGCAGGATCGTCGCCAGAGGCAGCAGTGCCCCGATCGTGAAGGCGATGGCAGAGGCCAACGCGGCGTGCCATGGGCTCACGATGTCGTCGGGGTCGATGTTCAGCTCGGCCGAGAGATGGGCGGCGAGGGCGTCGCGCTGGGTGAGCTCGGTCGCGACCTGTGTCGCGGTGGCGGTCGAGAGGCCTTGGGCCTCGTAGAGGCCGACGAGCTCGGTGAACTCGTCCTCGGGACTCTCGGCGAGCTCGCGTCGCTCCTTCGCGATGAGCGCGGTCTCGGAGTCACTCTGGCTGGAGACGGAGACGTACTCGCCGAGCGCCATCGAGATCGCCCCTCCGACGAGGGCCGCGGCGCCGGCCAGGAACACCGGCGCGACCTCGGATGTGGCTCCGGCCACGCCGACGGCGACGGCGGCCGTCGACACGATGCCGTCGTTGGCGCCGAGGACGCCCGCCCGCAGCCAGTTCAGGCGCTGCGCGAGGCCGGCACGGTGCGGCTCGTCCGGGTGTGCGTAAGCGGGGCTGGTCATGGCGGCAGGCTATTCCGCGAGGCGGACTGCGCGCCACGAAGGTGAGACATCCCTTCGCCGGAGCGGTAGCGGCCGGGTGCGGGGGTTTCCCAGCGGGAGCGGGTAGATTCATGACAAAGTGCCCGTGACCGGGGTGCTTTCGATCGCGAGAACGACCAGAAGGACCCGAGTGAGCCCGTCACATCGCAACGGTCGCCGCCAGACGGTGGCGCGCCACGGCCAGCTCCGCTCCCCGCATCCGGTGTCCCAGATCTTCACGGTGCTCGCGGTGGCTGTCGCGGTCGTGCTGGTCGCCGGAGTCGGGGTCGTCGGCTACAACTTCTGGAGCGCGGCATCCACGCTGGCGAGCAACTCGGTCGAGCTCGAGGGGCAGACCGCCGCGCCGCCGAACATCGGCGCGATCGAGGGGGACTTCAACATCCTGCTCGTCGGCACGGATGCGTGCGAGCCGGCGTACGCGCACTATTTCCCCGGACGCTGCGACGGGCCGGACGCCGAGGGCGAGCTCAACGACGTCAACATCATGATCCATGTGTCCGACAACCCGCGTCGGGTCACGGCGGTCTCGTTCCCGCGGGATCTCATGATCCCGATCCCGTCGTGCACGCGGGAGGACGGCTCCACGTCCTCGGCGGCGAGCAAGCAGCAGCTCAACGTGTCGTACGGCTACGGCGGCCTGTCGTGCGTCGCGAAGACCATCTCGAAGCTCACCGGGCAGAACATCGACTACGCCGCGAAGATCACCTGGGGCGGTGTGATCGAGAT
It includes:
- a CDS encoding deoxyribodipyrimidine photo-lyase, with the protein product MTTLVWFRDDLRLADNPALRAAIERDEPVVGLYVLDEVSPGVRPLGGTARWWLHHSLDSLGERLRERGSRLMLRRGRAADVVPQAVVDAGATAVSWNRRYGGPEREIDRALKERFAADGVEARSFAGSLLFEPWNVRTGAGTPFSVYTPFWRACLHLPAPRQPLPEPRRIPGPRRAPASESLGDWGLLPTRPDWAGGLRERWEPGEPAARRRLHEFLADDVDHYDRARDEPAAGATSLLSPRLRWGELSPYTVWHTALADGADAGRFLSELGWREFAWHVLFHHPDLATANLRREFDAFPWPRPRPSLLRAWQRGRTGFPLVDAGMRELWTTGYMHNRVRMAAASLLVKNLLIDWRRGEQWFWDTLVDADAANNPFNWQWVAGSGADAAPYFRIFNPLLQAKKFDPQGLYVSQWAPDSERIEPIVDLAASRKAALDAYDVVKRSR
- a CDS encoding diacylglycerol kinase family protein, which gives rise to MTHAAPSRHAALVYNPIKVDAARLREQVVHLSRRAGWDPPRFFETSVDDPGQGRVREALEGGAASVLVAGGDGTVRAVAEAIAGTDVPLTIVPSGTGNLLARNLRLPLDDPERVIAAAFDGDRQPIDIGIAQISRPDGTRTEAAFVVMAGMGLDAAMIANTRPTLKKAVGWVAYVDGAARSLPKARPFRLMYQLDDERIHTTRVYSILFAICGALPAGIALIPDASIIDGAMDVVLIKPRGWWGWLAVWRRVWWDNSVLRRFKAGRLVLEHRRDQSVRYLQGVATEAGATPPQAVQLDGDAFGEAVRMHCRVVEGGLLVSLPPGHPVSRL
- the serS gene encoding serine--tRNA ligase, which codes for MIDPTLLREDPELVKRSQAARGESAETVDAALSADRDRRQAITVFEELRARQNAHGKLVAQASKDEKPALVAAAKELSDQVKAAQQAVNDAEQAASEALEKIENIVIDGVPEGGEDDFVTLRTHGELPTFDFEPRDHLEIGELLGAIDMERGTKVSGSRFYFLTGVGARLELAIMTLALDRALAAGFTPMIPPTLVRPEVMYGTGFLGKHSAEVYHLEEQDLYLVGTSEVPLAGYHMGEILDLSRGPKRYAGWSTCYRSEAGSYGKDTRGIIRVHQFNKLEMFVYADPEIAEAEHERLVAMQEGMLQDLGLAYRVIDVAAGDLGSSAARKFDVEAWVPTQGAYRELTSTSNCTTYQARRLDIRHRPDGGRTAHVATLNGTLATTRWIVALLETHQRADGSVTVPEVLRPYLGGLEVLEPIA
- a CDS encoding VIT family protein codes for the protein MTSPAYAHPDEPHRAGLAQRLNWLRAGVLGANDGIVSTAAVAVGVAGATSEVAPVFLAGAAALVGGAISMALGEYVSVSSQSDSETALIAKERRELAESPEDEFTELVGLYEAQGLSTATATQVATELTQRDALAAHLSAELNIDPDDIVSPWHAALASAIAFTIGALLPLATILLLPAPVRVAATFVAVLVALAVTGYLAAWIGGARRGRAVLRTVIGGALALGATYLVGTLFGTTIG